In Verrucomicrobiota bacterium, the following are encoded in one genomic region:
- the nusG gene encoding transcription termination/antitermination protein NusG: MPAIPTAKEQWYVVHVLSGQEGKVRDNIKRRIATEEMGDLVFDVLVPTEMVSEVKRGKKTESKKKFFPGYVIVNMHLLDDHGKLVDKTWYFIQETVGSIGFAGSKNKPMPMRQREVDSMLAQIQEREEGARPKIQFQVGDGVKVADGPFESQSGVVEEIDPEKGKLLVSVSIFGRATPVELEYWQVEKEG; this comes from the coding sequence ATGCCAGCCATCCCCACAGCCAAAGAGCAATGGTATGTCGTGCACGTCCTTTCCGGCCAGGAAGGGAAGGTCCGGGACAACATCAAGCGCCGCATTGCGACTGAGGAAATGGGTGACCTCGTTTTCGACGTGCTCGTGCCCACGGAAATGGTTTCCGAGGTCAAGCGGGGCAAGAAAACGGAATCCAAAAAGAAGTTCTTCCCCGGCTACGTCATCGTGAACATGCACCTGCTGGACGACCATGGGAAGCTCGTGGACAAGACTTGGTATTTCATTCAGGAAACCGTGGGATCGATTGGCTTTGCCGGTTCCAAGAACAAGCCGATGCCGATGCGGCAGCGCGAAGTCGACTCCATGCTAGCGCAAATCCAAGAGCGTGAAGAAGGGGCTCGCCCGAAAATTCAGTTTCAGGTCGGCGATGGCGTCAAGGTCGCCGATGGCCCTTTCGAGAGCCAAAGTGGCGTGGTCGAAGAAATCGATCCCGAAAAAGGAAAACTTCTCGTCTCCGTCAGTATCTTCGGTCGCGCCACCCCCGTGGAACTCGAATAC
- a CDS encoding preprotein translocase subunit SecE, whose amino-acid sequence MLKKTTTFLNEVKIELKKANWPWEPKTKERGFKRFKELSDSTVVVIVAMLLLGGFVSLFDLIMRGLIQAITSF is encoded by the coding sequence ATGCTGAAGAAGACCACCACCTTTCTCAACGAGGTCAAAATCGAGCTCAAAAAAGCCAACTGGCCGTGGGAACCCAAGACCAAGGAAAGGGGATTCAAGCGTTTCAAGGAGCTGTCTGACTCCACGGTGGTGGTCATCGTCGCGATGCTCCTCCTGGGGGGCTTCGTCTCGCTCTTCGACCTCATCATGCGCGGATTGATCCAAGCGATCACCTCCTTCTGA